ATAATTCACGTAGTTTTGCAAATAATACTCCAGAATCAAAATGATTTCTCTGATCaatttttgaacgtatttttaaatcttttggaTATAAAGGtgtatcattttcaatatatttattaattaaataagctATAATCACATGACTGTCCCAAAGTATGAATCCATTATCATCTAAACATGGCACAGTTTTTTGTGGATTAAtctaaaatattcacaaaaatattaaagctgttggatataatatataaaaaaaaactaatacctTTACAAATTCTGGTGATAAGTGTtccttttctaataaatttaccACTTTCAACTCTAAAGGAATATTTAACGCAGCTGCAATAATACGAACAGCTCTGCATGGTGGACTTAAATCTATATGGTAAAGTATTGGAGCCATGATGGTTATTTACAAACTAAACTTaatgttatgaaaatttttcatttattattaatagatataatt
The Chrysoperla carnea chromosome 4, inChrCarn1.1, whole genome shotgun sequence genome window above contains:
- the LOC123297554 gene encoding glutathione S-transferase 1-like; the protein is MAPILYHIDLSPPCRAVRIIAAALNIPLELKVVNLLEKEHLSPEFVKINPQKTVPCLDDNGFILWDSHVIIAYLINKYIENDTPLYPKDLKIRSKIDQRNHFDSGVLFAKLRELFIPVWFKGSKELNPSTLEDIAKSYEFIEAFLENNDYLCGNHITIADISCATSVNYSKVVVPIPKELTKTTAWIERVNSFPPFAEVDRPGQLALEAAVKSVLTNL